The following are from one region of the Rhodopirellula sp. P2 genome:
- a CDS encoding 2-oxo acid dehydrogenase subunit E2, translating into MTEVKLPELGDGIESGDVLEIFVSVGDTITAGQDIVEMETDKATVPVPSDVGGKVTKISVSEGDTVPIGGVLLEIEAAAGAASAPAPAAPAAPEAKPEPKPEPAAAAAPTPPPAAAQPPAPAAPAAAPPAAAPVAPAPAVAEASEAPVDAGGSIPAGPAIRRFARETGVNLATVTGTGAGGRITRDDVLAVVRSASQRAAAPAAKPAPAAGKSAPRANVTSGDLPGTPDNDDYGPVRIERMSKIRKTIAAQMHLSWSTVPRVTNFDDADITDLERLRQSSKEDYAAQGLKLTTMPFLVKAVATALRHHPSLNAVIDSENQQVIYKDYVNIGIAVDTDNGLVVPVMHNADQMGIPDTARNIAEMAGKVRGGKFGVNDLRGGSFTISNLGAIGGQYSTPIVNVPEVAILLVGRSRKLPVVMPDDSIQPRLMMPLSLSYDHRLVDGGTAARFLNDVIGYLQAPSRLLLAL; encoded by the coding sequence ATGACTGAAGTCAAACTCCCTGAACTCGGCGACGGCATCGAATCTGGCGATGTCCTTGAAATTTTCGTTTCCGTCGGCGACACGATCACCGCTGGCCAGGACATTGTGGAAATGGAAACGGACAAAGCGACCGTTCCCGTGCCCAGCGATGTGGGTGGCAAGGTCACCAAGATTTCGGTCAGCGAAGGGGACACGGTTCCCATCGGCGGCGTGTTGTTGGAAATCGAAGCCGCCGCCGGTGCCGCCTCGGCCCCCGCCCCGGCAGCGCCTGCCGCACCGGAAGCCAAGCCCGAACCCAAACCGGAACCTGCTGCAGCAGCCGCACCAACGCCGCCCCCTGCGGCCGCCCAACCACCGGCGCCAGCTGCACCGGCCGCGGCTCCGCCAGCTGCCGCCCCAGTCGCCCCAGCACCCGCAGTTGCTGAAGCGTCCGAGGCCCCCGTCGATGCTGGTGGATCGATTCCCGCTGGCCCCGCCATCCGCCGCTTCGCTCGTGAGACGGGCGTCAACTTGGCCACCGTCACCGGCACCGGTGCAGGCGGACGCATCACCCGTGACGATGTCTTGGCAGTGGTTCGCTCGGCCAGCCAAAGGGCTGCCGCTCCCGCCGCCAAGCCTGCGCCCGCCGCTGGCAAATCGGCTCCGCGAGCCAACGTCACATCGGGCGATTTGCCCGGCACCCCTGACAACGACGACTACGGCCCCGTTCGCATCGAGCGAATGAGCAAGATCCGGAAAACGATCGCGGCTCAGATGCACTTGTCATGGTCCACCGTTCCCCGAGTGACCAACTTCGACGACGCCGACATCACCGATCTCGAACGACTGCGGCAGAGCAGCAAAGAAGACTACGCGGCTCAAGGTCTGAAACTGACCACGATGCCATTCTTGGTCAAAGCCGTCGCGACCGCTCTTCGTCATCACCCATCGCTCAACGCGGTGATCGATTCCGAGAACCAGCAAGTGATCTACAAAGATTACGTCAACATCGGAATCGCGGTCGACACCGACAACGGTTTGGTCGTTCCCGTGATGCACAACGCCGACCAAATGGGGATCCCAGACACCGCACGCAACATCGCCGAGATGGCAGGTAAAGTTCGTGGCGGCAAGTTCGGCGTCAATGACCTTCGTGGTGGATCGTTCACGATCAGCAACCTCGGCGCGATCGGTGGCCAATACAGCACACCAATCGTGAACGTTCCCGAAGTCGCCATCTTGCTGGTCGGCCGATCGCGAAAGTTGCCTGTCGTCATGCCCGACGATTCGATCCAACCTCGCCTGATGATGCCGCTCAGCCTTTCGTACGATCACCGTTTGGTCGACGGAGGAACCGCAGCTCGCTTCCTTAACGATGTGATCGGCTACCTGCAGGCACCAAGTCGCCTGTTGCTGGCTCTCTGA
- the aceE gene encoding pyruvate dehydrogenase (acetyl-transferring), homodimeric type, which translates to MSESKSVAQAEISQNLGELQHSPDVDVDAAETQEWISSLEYVLQSKGPERVKFLIDQLRDRAAEEGVPLSSDTSTPYVNTIPPHEQPAYPGNRELERRIKSIIRWNAMAMVVRANKRPGGVGGHISTFASSATLYEVAFNHFFQGRGEDGYSGDSIYFQGHASPGMYSRAYLEGRLSDENLDNFRRELAPGGGLSSYPHPWLMPGFWEYPTVSMGLGPIMAIYQARFNEYLNDRGIKNTKGQKVWAFLGDGECDEPETLGAIGLASREKLDNLIFVINCNLQRLDGPVRGNSKIIQELESIFHGAGWNVIKVVWGGEWDELLARDTTGLLAKRMNEVVDGQYQKYTSMPGSYIREHFFGKYPELLELVKHLSDEKLEKIRRGGHDPEKVYAAYKQATALNNGKPTVILAKTVKGYGLGEAGEGRNVAHNQKKMNEAELLEFRTRFGIPISDEKVGEAPFYKPPANSQEMKYLKERREALGGPVPSRPTEHPKLEIPALDVFQKFVAKRTDNKEVSTTFAAVQMLVAMCRDKSIGKFVVPIVPDESRTFGMEGMFKQFGIYAHAGQLYEPMDSDQVAFYKEAQDGQILEEGITECGSMSSFNAAGTAYSCHGVNMIPFYIYYSMFGFQRIGDSIWAAADMRAKGFLVGGTAGRTTLNGEGLQHQDGHSLLNAIAFPTVRAYDPAFAYEVTVIVHEGLKRMYEEGEECLYYITAENDPYTQPEIPEGCEEGIIKGMYKFRSREVDGAKARVQLFGSGAILNCALKAQEILAEKYNIASDVWSVTSYTLLRRDAHAAERWNRLHPTETPRQSYLEEVLDGVEGPFISASDYVRALGEQLTPWIPGDYYVLGTDGMGRSETREALRRHFEVDAESITIAALGRLAKAGTFQATDVAQAIKDLDYDPDKVDPYFA; encoded by the coding sequence ATGTCCGAATCAAAATCCGTCGCTCAAGCCGAAATTTCTCAGAACCTCGGCGAATTGCAACACTCGCCGGATGTCGATGTCGACGCCGCCGAGACCCAAGAGTGGATCTCATCCCTCGAATATGTTCTCCAGAGCAAAGGCCCTGAACGGGTCAAATTTCTGATCGACCAATTGCGTGACCGAGCCGCCGAAGAAGGCGTGCCGCTTTCCTCGGACACCTCGACACCTTACGTCAACACAATCCCACCTCACGAACAGCCCGCTTACCCCGGCAATCGTGAACTCGAACGTCGCATCAAATCGATCATCCGCTGGAACGCGATGGCCATGGTCGTCCGAGCCAACAAACGGCCCGGCGGCGTCGGCGGACACATCAGCACCTTCGCCAGCTCCGCGACGCTTTACGAAGTCGCCTTCAATCACTTCTTCCAAGGCCGTGGCGAAGACGGTTACTCCGGTGACTCGATTTACTTCCAAGGTCACGCCTCGCCCGGCATGTACTCACGTGCCTACCTCGAAGGCCGTTTGTCCGACGAGAACCTCGACAACTTCCGCCGTGAACTCGCTCCCGGTGGCGGACTTTCCAGCTACCCCCACCCGTGGTTGATGCCCGGTTTCTGGGAATACCCCACCGTCTCGATGGGCCTCGGTCCGATCATGGCGATCTACCAAGCCCGCTTCAACGAATACCTCAACGATCGCGGGATCAAAAACACCAAGGGACAAAAGGTCTGGGCGTTCCTCGGTGACGGCGAATGCGACGAACCCGAAACTCTCGGCGCGATTGGGTTGGCTTCACGAGAGAAGCTCGACAACCTGATCTTCGTCATCAACTGCAACCTGCAGCGTCTCGATGGCCCCGTTCGCGGCAACAGCAAGATCATCCAAGAACTGGAATCGATCTTCCACGGTGCCGGATGGAACGTCATCAAAGTTGTCTGGGGCGGCGAATGGGACGAACTGCTGGCTCGTGACACGACCGGCTTGCTCGCCAAACGCATGAACGAAGTCGTCGACGGTCAGTACCAAAAGTACACCTCGATGCCCGGCAGCTACATTCGCGAGCACTTCTTCGGCAAGTACCCCGAACTGCTGGAGTTGGTCAAACACCTGTCCGACGAGAAGCTCGAAAAAATCCGTCGCGGCGGTCACGATCCCGAAAAGGTGTATGCCGCCTACAAACAAGCGACCGCGCTGAACAACGGCAAACCAACCGTGATCCTGGCCAAGACCGTCAAGGGCTATGGATTGGGCGAAGCCGGCGAAGGCCGCAACGTGGCTCACAACCAAAAGAAGATGAACGAAGCCGAACTGCTCGAATTCCGAACTCGCTTCGGGATTCCAATCAGCGACGAAAAAGTCGGCGAGGCCCCGTTCTACAAACCACCGGCCAACAGCCAAGAGATGAAGTATCTCAAGGAACGCCGCGAAGCTCTCGGTGGCCCAGTGCCAAGCCGTCCGACCGAGCACCCGAAGTTGGAAATCCCGGCTCTGGATGTGTTCCAGAAATTTGTTGCCAAACGGACGGACAACAAAGAGGTCAGCACCACCTTCGCCGCCGTGCAAATGTTGGTCGCGATGTGCCGCGACAAGTCGATTGGCAAATTTGTGGTCCCCATCGTGCCAGATGAATCACGAACCTTTGGCATGGAAGGCATGTTCAAACAGTTCGGCATCTACGCTCACGCGGGCCAGCTCTACGAGCCAATGGACTCGGACCAAGTCGCTTTCTACAAGGAAGCTCAAGACGGCCAAATCTTGGAAGAAGGCATCACCGAGTGTGGTTCGATGTCCAGCTTCAACGCCGCCGGCACCGCTTACAGCTGCCACGGTGTGAACATGATCCCGTTCTACATCTACTACAGCATGTTCGGCTTCCAACGAATCGGTGACTCGATTTGGGCCGCCGCTGACATGCGAGCCAAGGGCTTCCTGGTCGGTGGTACCGCCGGGCGCACGACGCTCAATGGCGAAGGATTGCAACACCAAGACGGGCACAGCCTGCTCAACGCGATTGCCTTCCCAACCGTGCGTGCTTATGACCCCGCGTTCGCCTACGAAGTCACCGTGATCGTTCACGAAGGCTTGAAACGAATGTACGAAGAAGGCGAGGAGTGCTTGTACTACATCACCGCCGAAAACGACCCGTATACACAACCGGAAATTCCTGAGGGATGCGAAGAAGGCATCATCAAGGGAATGTACAAATTCAGGAGCCGTGAAGTGGACGGTGCCAAGGCACGCGTTCAATTGTTCGGCAGCGGTGCGATCCTGAACTGTGCTTTGAAGGCTCAAGAGATCTTGGCCGAGAAGTACAACATCGCCAGCGATGTTTGGTCCGTGACCAGCTACACGTTGCTGCGTCGTGACGCGCATGCCGCCGAACGTTGGAATCGCTTGCATCCCACCGAAACGCCGCGCCAGAGCTACCTCGAAGAAGTGCTTGATGGTGTCGAGGGCCCGTTCATCTCGGCCAGCGACTACGTGCGTGCTCTGGGCGAACAACTCACCCCTTGGATCCCAGGTGACTACTACGTTCTGGGCACCGACGGCATGGGCCGCAGCGAAACTCGCGAAGCCCTGCGTCGCCACTTCGAAGTCGATGCCGAGTCCATCACGATCGCTGCGTTGGGGCGTCTGGCCAAAGCTGGAACGTTCCAAGCCACCGATGTTGCTCAAGCGATCAAAGATCTGGATTACGATCCCGACAAAGTCGATCCTTACTTCGCGTAA
- a CDS encoding dCTP deaminase: MILSGQDIQQRLGKDIVIDPFDPARLSPNSYNLTLHDELLVYEEVVLDAASPNRYRRLTIPEEGLTLQPGTLFLGRTVEHTETHGLVPIVQGRSSLGRLGLFLNPGGSLGHAGYRGTWTLELHCVQPVRIYPHIQICQITYWEISGDSPEEASEKYQNSHDIQPSLMHRELGFDDRDTQLELGFDETIRSLP, encoded by the coding sequence ATGATCCTTTCCGGTCAAGACATTCAACAGCGATTGGGCAAAGACATCGTGATCGATCCGTTTGATCCCGCGCGATTGTCACCAAACAGCTACAACCTGACGCTTCACGATGAGTTGCTGGTTTACGAAGAAGTCGTGCTGGATGCCGCTTCTCCCAATCGGTATCGCCGCCTGACCATTCCCGAAGAGGGCCTGACGTTGCAACCCGGCACGTTGTTCTTGGGGCGAACGGTCGAACACACCGAAACGCACGGGTTGGTGCCCATCGTCCAGGGCAGGTCCTCACTCGGGCGGCTGGGGCTGTTCCTGAATCCCGGCGGCAGTCTCGGGCACGCGGGCTACCGCGGGACCTGGACGTTGGAACTGCACTGTGTCCAGCCGGTCCGGATCTACCCACACATCCAAATTTGCCAAATCACTTACTGGGAAATCAGCGGCGACAGCCCTGAAGAGGCCAGTGAGAAATACCAAAACAGCCACGACATCCAGCCCTCGCTGATGCACCGCGAACTTGGATTCGATGATCGTGACACGCAACTCGAATTGGGTTTTGACGAGACAATCCGAAGCCTCCCCTGA
- a CDS encoding Bax inhibitor-1/YccA family protein, which yields MNPYSSGVDGATYGNAAIYADETDRIAFIRRTYAHLSGAVFAFLALEVVLFTMVPAATMDMMVQRMTGGYGWLLVLGAFMGVSWMARSWASSGQSRGLQYAGLGLYVVAQAAIMLPLMYIAIRVMGQPQIPILAGIITTLTFAGLTGFVMLTRVDLASWGTYLFVAGLVAMGVVVCGVIFGFSLGLFFSAAMVALACGYILYDTSNVLHHYDTRQYVAASLALFASVALLFYYVLRILIAFSSND from the coding sequence ATGAATCCTTACTCTTCCGGCGTGGACGGTGCCACCTATGGCAACGCAGCGATCTACGCAGACGAGACCGATCGAATTGCGTTCATTCGCCGCACTTACGCGCACCTTTCAGGAGCGGTTTTCGCTTTCTTGGCGTTAGAAGTCGTGCTATTCACGATGGTTCCCGCCGCGACGATGGACATGATGGTCCAGCGAATGACGGGCGGGTACGGTTGGTTGTTGGTGTTGGGCGCCTTCATGGGCGTCAGTTGGATGGCTCGTTCCTGGGCCAGCAGCGGACAATCTCGCGGGCTGCAATACGCTGGGTTGGGACTGTATGTGGTCGCGCAAGCCGCGATCATGTTGCCGCTGATGTACATCGCGATTCGCGTGATGGGCCAACCCCAGATTCCGATTTTGGCAGGGATCATCACCACGCTCACCTTCGCGGGGCTGACCGGTTTCGTGATGCTCACGCGGGTCGACTTGGCCTCGTGGGGAACTTACCTGTTTGTCGCGGGTTTGGTGGCAATGGGAGTCGTCGTTTGCGGCGTGATCTTCGGCTTCTCATTGGGATTGTTCTTCAGTGCCGCGATGGTGGCCTTGGCATGCGGTTACATTCTGTATGACACCTCCAATGTTTTGCATCACTACGACACGCGTCAGTACGTCGCCGCTTCCTTGGCGTTGTTTGCTTCGGTCGCGTTGCTGTTCTACTATGTGCTGCGAATCCTGATTGCCTTCTCCAGCAACGACTGA
- a CDS encoding LON peptidase substrate-binding domain-containing protein, translated as MSFDSITGVTSLPDDFDGLVRLFPLPGMVLFPHAMQPLHVFEPRYVDMLQEALSTDHLITMATLTNSQGSVVLDDTANLKLPLNMLPPISPTVCVGKIISHAELEGDRHNILVVGIRRATVRHELDTGRSFRTARVDLIDDFYLPAGTQKRADLKKRLLEAFGKIIPVSEGSQKSLHDLMAGQMGVGPITDIIAYTLPFDPDEKIKLLAMSDVDQRAETLIRMIQRGGLDLQSVSVQEGDVDLAESSRSRKEFPPPFSVN; from the coding sequence ATGAGTTTTGATTCGATCACAGGAGTGACCAGTCTGCCGGATGACTTCGACGGGCTGGTCCGGTTGTTTCCGCTTCCGGGAATGGTTTTGTTCCCTCACGCGATGCAACCGCTGCACGTGTTCGAACCTCGATACGTCGACATGCTGCAAGAAGCATTGTCGACGGATCATCTGATCACGATGGCGACGCTGACCAATTCTCAGGGCAGCGTGGTCCTGGATGACACGGCGAACCTGAAGTTGCCGTTGAATATGTTGCCGCCGATCTCGCCCACCGTGTGCGTGGGCAAGATCATCTCGCACGCGGAATTGGAAGGCGATCGGCACAACATTTTGGTCGTCGGGATCCGCCGCGCCACAGTGCGTCATGAACTGGACACCGGGCGTTCGTTCCGGACCGCCCGTGTTGATTTGATTGACGACTTCTATCTGCCCGCTGGCACCCAGAAGCGGGCTGATCTGAAAAAGCGATTGCTAGAAGCTTTCGGAAAGATCATTCCCGTCAGCGAAGGCTCCCAGAAGTCCCTGCATGATTTGATGGCCGGGCAAATGGGAGTCGGGCCGATCACGGACATCATCGCGTACACGCTGCCCTTTGATCCTGATGAAAAGATCAAACTGCTCGCCATGTCCGATGTGGATCAACGAGCCGAAACGCTGATTCGAATGATTCAGCGGGGCGGTTTGGACTTGCAGTCCGTCAGCGTGCAAGAAGGTGACGTTGACCTTGCCGAGTCATCGCGTTCGCGAAAAGAGTTCCCGCCGCCGTTCAGCGTGAACTGA
- a CDS encoding MGMT family protein, producing MSSESFKSSEWTERESTSDPMRTAFVAAIEALRPGEVVSYGDVAARAGYPRRHRAVGQLLGASFDALPWWRVVYNDGRLPPVNPTLQEQRLIEEGVTMERMRVVQSPLGRFAASSK from the coding sequence ATGTCTTCCGAGTCTTTCAAATCGTCGGAATGGACGGAACGAGAATCGACCTCCGATCCGATGCGAACCGCCTTCGTCGCCGCGATCGAGGCGCTGCGACCGGGGGAAGTCGTCAGTTACGGTGATGTCGCCGCACGAGCAGGCTATCCCCGCCGCCACCGAGCGGTGGGGCAATTGCTGGGTGCATCCTTTGATGCGTTGCCTTGGTGGCGAGTGGTCTACAACGATGGGCGATTGCCGCCGGTTAACCCAACGCTACAAGAACAACGGTTGATCGAAGAAGGCGTGACGATGGAACGCATGCGAGTGGTGCAGTCGCCTCTGGGAAGGTTCGCTGCCTCGTCGAAATGA
- a CDS encoding Hsp70 family protein encodes MQPTIGIDLGTTNSVVAVVENGTPRVIKNPETGEAVLPSVVGLDPSGNWLVGQPALNQAALFPESTIRSVKRKMGEHVQLTLGERQFTPPEVSAVILGRLRQWAEQDLGCEVNRAVITVPAYFDDGQREATRQAGELAGLEVLRIVNEPTAAALVYDSQTQDPHKVLVYDLGGGTFDVSIVAIESGVVEVLATFGDTHLGGDDFDALLCNQLVNATGDWKESILADVGAMARLSLSAEAAKRRLSFDTFTKVAEEFLLPGNPSSHLETTLEREDYEEFIEPLLNRTISCVDSALADAGLHAGQLDKVILVGGSTRTPLVEQLLTQKLGHQPSAEVDPDLCVALGAAVQGALLSGQDVDRVLIEITPHTLGVRCAEDRDPLGPANAFAPIIPRGSALPCKRSQTFYTIVPGQTEVSAEVFQGEAKVVTDNFYVGELELTDLDPDSPADSPISVTFTLNLNGMLEVRAVDRRTGKEASTEIKRLNDSSRQSGSETEFGSVSADEISEMLGRVPAGQPSKTIEAPEAESKPGNSLTRRLQELMPSIDATRQNADEQDAEEIDDLVAQLKSAADSNNTEVFAEKAEALEDLLFYLNDA; translated from the coding sequence ATGCAACCGACGATCGGGATCGATTTAGGAACGACCAACAGCGTGGTCGCCGTCGTTGAAAACGGCACTCCCCGAGTGATCAAGAACCCGGAGACGGGTGAGGCTGTCCTGCCCAGTGTCGTTGGGCTGGATCCGTCTGGCAATTGGTTGGTTGGTCAACCTGCACTCAATCAAGCCGCCCTGTTCCCTGAATCGACCATTCGCAGCGTCAAGCGAAAGATGGGGGAGCATGTCCAACTCACTCTCGGCGAAAGACAATTCACGCCGCCTGAAGTTTCCGCTGTGATCCTCGGGCGTCTGCGTCAATGGGCAGAACAAGACCTCGGATGCGAGGTCAACCGCGCTGTGATCACCGTGCCCGCCTACTTCGATGACGGTCAACGGGAAGCCACCCGCCAAGCCGGCGAATTGGCGGGATTGGAAGTGCTGAGGATTGTGAACGAACCCACCGCGGCCGCGTTGGTTTACGATTCGCAAACTCAGGATCCACACAAAGTGCTCGTTTATGACTTGGGCGGCGGCACGTTTGATGTTTCGATTGTCGCCATCGAATCCGGCGTCGTCGAAGTCCTGGCCACGTTTGGCGACACGCACCTCGGCGGGGACGACTTTGATGCTCTCCTGTGCAACCAATTGGTGAACGCAACGGGGGACTGGAAGGAATCGATTCTCGCCGATGTGGGTGCGATGGCACGTTTGTCGTTGTCTGCCGAGGCCGCCAAGCGACGCCTGAGTTTCGACACATTCACCAAGGTTGCGGAAGAGTTCTTGCTGCCCGGGAATCCATCCAGCCACCTGGAAACGACCTTGGAACGGGAGGACTACGAAGAATTCATTGAACCACTTTTGAATCGAACGATCTCGTGCGTCGATTCTGCTCTCGCTGATGCGGGTTTGCATGCCGGCCAACTCGACAAAGTGATCCTCGTCGGCGGCAGCACCCGGACACCTCTGGTCGAACAACTCCTGACGCAGAAACTGGGGCACCAACCTTCCGCAGAAGTTGATCCCGATCTTTGCGTGGCTTTGGGTGCTGCCGTGCAGGGGGCTCTTTTGTCAGGACAAGACGTCGACCGAGTCTTGATCGAAATCACGCCGCACACCCTTGGCGTTCGCTGCGCCGAGGATCGCGATCCGCTTGGTCCCGCGAATGCGTTTGCGCCCATCATCCCCCGCGGCAGCGCCCTTCCCTGCAAACGATCGCAAACCTTCTACACCATCGTCCCAGGTCAGACAGAGGTTTCGGCGGAGGTCTTCCAAGGAGAAGCCAAAGTCGTGACAGACAATTTCTATGTCGGAGAGCTCGAACTGACCGACTTGGATCCTGATTCACCCGCCGACAGTCCCATCTCGGTGACATTCACGTTGAACCTGAACGGCATGTTGGAAGTCCGAGCCGTTGACCGGCGAACGGGCAAAGAGGCATCCACTGAGATCAAGCGTCTGAACGATTCCTCCAGACAGTCGGGATCAGAAACCGAGTTCGGGTCGGTTTCGGCGGACGAGATCTCAGAGATGCTAGGACGCGTCCCTGCAGGCCAGCCGTCTAAAACGATCGAGGCCCCCGAAGCGGAATCCAAACCCGGCAACAGTCTGACACGTCGGCTCCAGGAATTGATGCCATCGATCGACGCAACCCGCCAGAACGCTGACGAACAGGATGCGGAGGAGATCGATGATTTGGTGGCTCAGTTAAAATCGGCCGCTGACAGCAACAACACCGAAGTGTTTGCCGAAAAAGCCGAAGCACTCGAAGACCTCCTTTTCTATCTCAACGATGCCTGA
- a CDS encoding nucleotide exchange factor GrpE, whose product MNIPADDDWPQTRAAIKDRFLAWIDTAGETDHGRQQLARMLAELDQQENSDASAPTAAQAEATQQAAAASLHGLGQITRDLTALRHELKLNTKQNRSLSDTLASDAERIVAASDALLEQLHENSTRTTAGQSTTGKQVSPADASMSETTRSAITAIVEVDEALSRLTQAFEAAVQDCPTPPSTLGTGWFGRRKFEQHEQLWQTAWQSRNQSLNGLAEGLRLTTQRMSQQLASLNIERVGAPGDAFDPQTMQVLEVQPSSEHPVGTVLRVLRTGYQQGTWLIRPAQVVTAQAITANS is encoded by the coding sequence GTGAACATTCCCGCAGATGACGACTGGCCCCAAACGCGAGCAGCAATCAAAGACAGGTTCCTCGCATGGATCGACACGGCAGGTGAAACCGACCACGGGCGACAACAATTGGCCAGGATGCTGGCGGAACTGGACCAACAAGAGAATTCTGATGCGTCTGCCCCCACCGCAGCGCAAGCGGAGGCGACGCAGCAAGCCGCCGCAGCCTCACTTCATGGACTCGGGCAAATCACTCGAGACCTGACCGCGCTTCGACATGAACTGAAGCTCAACACGAAACAAAACCGGTCGCTTTCCGATACGCTTGCCAGTGACGCGGAACGAATCGTTGCGGCCAGCGACGCGTTGCTGGAACAACTCCACGAAAACTCGACTCGGACGACTGCCGGTCAATCGACCACGGGGAAACAGGTGTCCCCCGCAGATGCGTCGATGTCGGAAACGACTCGTTCAGCGATCACCGCCATCGTGGAAGTCGACGAAGCGCTCTCGCGGCTCACCCAAGCTTTCGAAGCCGCCGTGCAAGATTGCCCCACGCCGCCGTCCACGTTGGGCACCGGATGGTTTGGTCGTCGCAAATTCGAACAGCACGAACAGCTCTGGCAAACCGCTTGGCAATCCAGAAATCAATCCCTCAACGGACTGGCGGAAGGCCTGCGATTGACCACGCAGCGAATGAGTCAACAATTGGCATCACTGAATATCGAACGCGTGGGAGCCCCTGGAGACGCCTTTGATCCGCAAACGATGCAGGTGCTAGAAGTCCAACCCTCCTCAGAACATCCCGTTGGCACGGTCCTGCGGGTCCTGCGAACCGGGTATCAACAAGGGACATGGTTGATTCGTCCCGCACAAGTTGTCACGGCCCAGGCCATCACCGCGAATTCTTGA
- a CDS encoding J domain-containing protein produces the protein MSPSNQDPFEVLGLDTKATTAEIRVRYLELVRQHPPEHDPDRFAEIHDAYTAVGDPIRVWSNRLFAPALPHFNDVVEKFQFQPQRLPTEALLRCAQRLHQSNRGPAK, from the coding sequence ATGAGCCCCTCGAATCAAGATCCCTTCGAAGTCCTTGGCTTGGACACGAAGGCAACGACCGCTGAGATTCGCGTCCGGTACTTGGAACTGGTGCGTCAACATCCACCCGAACATGACCCCGATCGGTTTGCTGAAATCCACGATGCGTACACCGCCGTTGGAGATCCGATCCGCGTTTGGTCCAACCGATTGTTTGCTCCTGCACTCCCCCATTTCAATGACGTCGTTGAGAAGTTTCAATTTCAACCTCAACGCTTGCCCACCGAGGCGTTGCTTCGCTGTGCCCAACGACTCCATCAATCCAACCGTGGACCAGCGAAGTGA